The following coding sequences lie in one Rhizobium rhododendri genomic window:
- a CDS encoding LysR family transcriptional regulator: MDTLTRIRAFIDVVEAEGFSAAARKTGRSKALLSKYVRELEDELGALLLNRTTRQFSMTEAGHTYFRTASDILKEIDNLADLVRENNVQLKGRLKVSVPRTFMDADVGQSLIDFAKENPDLSLEIAAEDRFVDLIEEGFDVAVRVTKLEDSGMIARKISDFRVHICATQEFLDRHQPLDHPSDLSRIPFIIDTNNRAQGSIRFCNPDSTWFNVPITGPMEVNSPHATLRAALAGIGFAIVPDFIARKSIESGALVTLFNDYIPTDRGIYAVYPHRRYLPAKVRIFVDYLHNWFRKNG; this comes from the coding sequence ATGGACACCCTCACCCGCATACGCGCCTTCATCGATGTCGTCGAAGCCGAGGGTTTTTCGGCCGCCGCCCGCAAGACCGGGCGCTCGAAGGCGTTGCTGTCGAAATATGTGCGGGAACTCGAAGACGAACTCGGCGCGCTGCTGCTGAACCGAACCACCCGGCAATTCTCGATGACGGAAGCTGGCCACACCTATTTTCGCACCGCCTCCGATATCCTGAAAGAGATCGACAATCTCGCCGACCTCGTCCGTGAAAACAACGTCCAGCTCAAAGGGCGGCTGAAGGTCTCGGTGCCGCGCACCTTCATGGATGCGGATGTCGGCCAGTCGCTGATCGACTTTGCCAAGGAAAACCCGGATCTTTCGCTGGAGATCGCTGCAGAGGACCGCTTCGTCGACCTGATCGAGGAGGGCTTCGATGTCGCCGTCCGTGTTACGAAACTCGAGGATTCCGGCATGATCGCCCGGAAAATCTCGGATTTTCGCGTGCATATCTGCGCCACGCAGGAGTTTCTCGACCGCCATCAACCCCTCGATCATCCGAGCGACCTTTCCCGCATCCCCTTCATCATCGACACCAACAACCGTGCGCAGGGCAGCATCCGATTTTGCAACCCCGACAGCACCTGGTTCAATGTCCCCATCACCGGCCCGATGGAGGTCAACAGCCCGCATGCAACATTGCGCGCCGCGCTGGCCGGCATCGGTTTTGCCATCGTACCAGACTTTATCGCCCGCAAGAGCATCGAGAGCGGCGCACTGGTGACATTGTTCAACGACTACATACCGACAGATCGCGGCATCTACGCCGTCTACCCGCATCGGCGCTACCTGCCAGCAAAGGTACGCATCTTCGTCGACTACCTGCACAACTGGTTTCGCAAGAACGGCTAG
- the odc2 gene encoding ornithine/lysine decarboxylase, with protein MTTQRIRDFLATRRPDGPCLVLDLDVVRDNFHAFRHAMPDSSIYYAVKANPAPEVLKLLAGMGSNFDCASVAEVEMALDAGATPARISFGNTIKKERDIARAHALGVSLFAVDSHEEVEKMARAAPGARVFCRVLTDGEGAEWPLSRKFGCVPQMAVDVLVYAHQLGLESYGVSFHVGSQMTKVDAWDSALADAKRVFVSLGKQGIHLQMVNMGGGFPTKYLRDVPAAEAYGKAINQSLRDHFGNQIPKTIIEPGRGMVGNAGVIKAEVVLISKKSDNDEARWVFLDIGKFGGLAETMDEAIRYPIRTERDGDEMEPCIIAGPTCDSADVLYEKNLYPLPLSLTIGDEVFIEGTGAYTTTYSAVAFNGFDPLKSYVI; from the coding sequence ATGACCACTCAGCGCATCCGCGACTTTCTCGCAACCCGACGTCCCGACGGCCCTTGCCTAGTGCTGGATCTCGACGTGGTCCGCGACAATTTTCATGCTTTCCGCCACGCCATGCCGGACAGCTCGATCTATTATGCCGTCAAGGCAAACCCGGCTCCTGAAGTGTTGAAGCTTCTGGCCGGCATGGGCTCCAACTTCGATTGCGCGTCTGTCGCCGAAGTCGAAATGGCGCTCGACGCTGGCGCAACGCCTGCTCGCATCTCTTTCGGCAACACGATCAAGAAGGAACGCGACATCGCCCGTGCGCATGCACTCGGTGTCAGCCTTTTTGCCGTGGACAGCCATGAAGAAGTCGAGAAGATGGCCCGAGCCGCTCCTGGCGCCCGCGTATTCTGCCGTGTGCTGACGGATGGCGAAGGTGCCGAATGGCCTCTGTCGCGCAAGTTCGGCTGCGTTCCGCAGATGGCAGTCGACGTCCTCGTCTATGCACATCAGCTCGGCCTTGAATCCTATGGCGTGTCGTTCCACGTCGGCTCGCAGATGACCAAGGTCGATGCCTGGGACTCGGCTCTTGCCGATGCCAAGCGCGTGTTCGTTTCGCTGGGCAAGCAGGGCATCCACCTGCAGATGGTCAACATGGGCGGTGGATTTCCGACCAAGTACCTGCGCGACGTTCCTGCTGCCGAAGCCTATGGCAAGGCCATCAACCAGAGCCTGCGCGATCACTTCGGCAACCAGATCCCGAAGACGATCATCGAGCCAGGTCGCGGCATGGTCGGCAACGCCGGCGTCATCAAGGCGGAAGTCGTGCTGATCTCGAAGAAGTCGGACAATGACGAAGCCCGCTGGGTTTTCCTCGACATCGGCAAGTTCGGCGGTCTCGCCGAGACGATGGACGAAGCCATTCGCTATCCGATCCGCACCGAGCGCGACGGCGACGAAATGGAGCCTTGCATCATTGCCGGCCCGACCTGCGATTCGGCCGACGTGCTCTATGAGAAGAACCTCTATCCGCTGCCATTGTCTCTGACGATCGGCGACGAGGTGTTCATCGAAGGCACCGGCGCCTATACGACGACCTA
- a CDS encoding rhodanese-related sulfurtransferase, with protein sequence MTDITSSTPSGVSSFLVAALYHFADFSRFASMRDPLQRLCEEQGVKGTLLLAHEGINGTIAGTDAGVSTVLAFLRALPEFSALEHKESRASKMPFVRMKVKLKKEIVTMGVEDIDPNSIVGTYVAPKDWNSLISDPDTILIDTRNDYETAIGVFKGAIDPKTKTFREFPEWVRQNTGLHNKPKIAMYCTGGIRCEKATAFMKQQGFNEVYHLKGGILKYLEEVPEEQSLWEGACFVFDERVSVEHGLKEGEHKLCHACRTPITAEEITSPYYEAGVSCSQCYDVRSESDRERFRERQRQIELARKTGRAHRG encoded by the coding sequence ATGACCGACATCACCTCGTCCACGCCCTCAGGCGTCAGCTCCTTTCTGGTGGCAGCGCTCTATCATTTCGCCGATTTCTCGCGGTTTGCCTCCATGCGCGACCCGCTGCAGAGGCTTTGCGAGGAACAGGGCGTCAAGGGCACGCTGCTGCTCGCCCATGAAGGGATCAACGGAACCATCGCCGGCACGGACGCTGGTGTATCCACGGTTCTTGCTTTCCTGCGCGCCCTGCCGGAATTTTCCGCGCTGGAGCACAAGGAGAGCCGCGCGTCGAAGATGCCATTCGTGCGCATGAAGGTGAAGCTCAAGAAGGAAATCGTCACCATGGGCGTCGAGGACATCGACCCCAACAGCATCGTCGGCACCTACGTCGCGCCTAAAGACTGGAACAGCCTGATTTCCGACCCCGATACCATCCTGATCGACACCCGCAACGACTACGAGACGGCCATAGGCGTCTTCAAGGGCGCAATCGATCCGAAGACCAAGACCTTTCGCGAGTTTCCGGAGTGGGTTCGGCAGAACACCGGGCTGCACAACAAGCCCAAAATCGCCATGTACTGCACCGGCGGCATCCGTTGCGAAAAGGCGACGGCCTTCATGAAGCAGCAAGGCTTTAACGAGGTCTATCACCTCAAAGGCGGCATTCTCAAATATCTCGAGGAAGTGCCCGAAGAGCAGAGTCTCTGGGAGGGCGCCTGCTTCGTCTTCGACGAGCGCGTCTCTGTCGAACACGGGCTGAAGGAAGGCGAGCACAAGCTTTGCCATGCCTGCCGCACGCCGATCACTGCCGAAGAGATCACCTCGCCCTACTACGAGGCCGGCGTCTCCTGCAGCCAGTGCTACGATGTCAGAAGCGAGAGCGACCGGGAACGGTTCCGAGAACGCCAGCGCCAGATCGAGCTTGCCCGCAAGACCGGCCGCGCCCACCGCGGCTAG
- a CDS encoding GH1 family beta-glucosidase, with amino-acid sequence MIDPKTMAARFPGDFTFGVATAAFQIEGATRTDGRKASIWDAFCNMPGRVFQRDNGDVACDHYNRLDEDLDLIKEMGVEAYRFSIAWPRIVPEGTGPINEKGLDFYDRLVDGCKARGIKTFATLYHWDLPLSLMGDGGWTARSTAYAYQRYAKTVMARLGDRLDSVATFNEPWCIVWLSHLWGIHAPGERNMEAALAAMHHINLAHGLGVEAIRSEAPKVPVGLVLNAASIISGSDGAADHAAVERAHEFHNGAFFDPVFKGQYPEAFLAALGDRMPEIADGDMALINQKLDWVGINYYKPDRVFDDAEKSGDFPWTKEAPPVSDVKTDIGWEVYAPGLKLLIEDLYRRYEMPECYITENGAAYNMGVVDGVVDDQPRLDYYIDHLNIVADLIKDGYPMRGYFAWSLMDNFEWAEGYRMRFGLVHVDYETQVRTVKSSGKWYSELAALFPKGNHTAT; translated from the coding sequence ATGATCGATCCAAAAACGATGGCCGCGCGGTTTCCCGGTGACTTTACCTTCGGCGTGGCGACGGCCGCTTTCCAGATCGAGGGTGCCACCAGGACCGATGGACGCAAGGCGTCGATCTGGGACGCGTTCTGCAACATGCCGGGCAGAGTTTTCCAGCGCGACAACGGCGATGTCGCTTGCGATCACTACAACCGGCTGGACGAGGATCTCGATCTTATCAAGGAGATGGGCGTTGAGGCCTATCGCTTCTCGATCGCCTGGCCGCGCATCGTGCCGGAAGGCACCGGGCCGATCAACGAGAAGGGGCTGGATTTCTACGACCGGCTGGTCGACGGCTGCAAGGCACGCGGCATCAAGACCTTCGCGACGCTTTATCACTGGGATCTGCCGCTTTCGCTGATGGGTGACGGCGGCTGGACGGCGCGCTCGACGGCCTATGCATACCAGCGCTATGCCAAGACGGTTATGGCACGACTCGGAGACCGGCTGGATTCGGTCGCTACATTCAACGAGCCCTGGTGCATCGTCTGGCTCAGCCATCTCTGGGGCATCCATGCGCCGGGCGAACGAAACATGGAAGCGGCGCTTGCGGCCATGCACCATATCAATCTCGCCCACGGGCTCGGCGTGGAGGCGATCCGCTCCGAGGCGCCGAAGGTGCCGGTCGGGCTGGTGCTCAACGCCGCGTCGATCATCTCAGGCTCGGACGGTGCGGCCGATCATGCGGCTGTAGAGCGGGCGCACGAGTTCCACAATGGGGCCTTCTTCGATCCGGTCTTCAAGGGCCAGTATCCGGAGGCCTTCCTGGCAGCGCTGGGCGATCGCATGCCCGAGATTGCCGATGGCGACATGGCGCTGATCAATCAAAAGCTCGATTGGGTCGGCATCAACTACTACAAGCCGGATCGTGTCTTCGACGATGCGGAGAAATCGGGCGACTTTCCCTGGACGAAAGAGGCGCCGCCGGTCAGCGACGTCAAGACGGATATCGGCTGGGAAGTCTACGCACCCGGCCTGAAGCTGCTGATCGAGGACCTCTATCGGCGCTACGAGATGCCGGAATGCTACATCACCGAGAACGGGGCCGCCTATAACATGGGCGTCGTGGACGGTGTGGTCGACGATCAGCCGCGGCTCGACTATTACATCGACCATCTCAATATCGTCGCTGATCTCATCAAGGACGGATATCCGATGCGTGGCTACTTCGCCTGGAGCCTGATGGATAACTTCGAATGGGCGGAGGGCTATCGCATGCGCTTCGGCCTGGTCCATGTCGATTACGAGACGCAGGTGCGCACCGTCAAGAGCAGCGGAAAATGGTATTCCGAACTGGCGGCGCTGTTTCCAAAAGGCAACCATACCGCGACCTGA
- a CDS encoding CYTH domain-containing protein: MAKEIERKFLVRHDGWRDLVAETIGLQQAYIASMEDRSVRIRLANGTQATLTVKIGKRMTRDEFEYSIPLADAEELMTKAVGVPIIKTRHKVPYKGFTWEIDVFDGVHAGLQIAEVEMGHEDDNPELPDWLGEEVTGQHRYSNQALAMRSEV, translated from the coding sequence TTGGCAAAAGAGATTGAACGCAAATTCCTGGTCCGGCACGACGGATGGCGGGATCTGGTGGCCGAAACGATCGGACTGCAACAGGCCTACATCGCCTCGATGGAGGATCGATCCGTCCGTATCAGGCTTGCCAACGGCACGCAGGCGACGCTGACAGTCAAGATCGGCAAGCGCATGACCCGCGACGAATTCGAGTATTCCATTCCCTTGGCCGATGCGGAGGAGTTGATGACGAAAGCCGTTGGCGTGCCGATTATCAAGACCCGCCACAAGGTGCCGTACAAAGGGTTTACCTGGGAAATCGACGTGTTCGACGGTGTGCATGCGGGCTTGCAGATCGCCGAGGTCGAGATGGGGCACGAGGATGACAATCCCGAGCTGCCGGATTGGCTTGGCGAAGAAGTCACCGGCCAGCACCGCTATTCCAACCAGGCACTGGCGATGCGCTCCGAAGTCTAG
- a CDS encoding bifunctional diguanylate cyclase/phosphodiesterase, whose protein sequence is MGAFSKLFQRDIGRDRHSIVMAVLFSFALVVAVVTLMVLTAVARVADYSNRLDEKRSFQTTTGALKTFQTQLKATLNDYAAWDDAAKFVYAPDGMDWVASNFGGMSANNPLFDGVIVVDESGKPVLAYQNGKPSTEPMKSMLDPAIWSLLDTARSAPAGAMPEAAGFIDTSNGVAVAGVALVRQKSGTVPVPVGQRRYLVFIRHLDADQIKAMADNYVINGLHLVSADTASANAVPVVDPLGRTLGKMVWQSSIPGDMSYQQARPLVAGALGLVGMFFVVLLMLGSLANKRLRAEEAAAREAALQDRLSGLLNREGMRVHVDQMIEQASLDRSNVLLLYLDLDGFKEINDSYGHGTGDQLIRAIAAGLKVLVPGNAILARLGGDEFAVAFPGEDLNDGPALGLAEQVLDFLSEPLEIGRRVIVVGASIGIAMSPEGRVGREEMVRRADLAMYKAKEAGRSRMMCYDSDMDTDREGRNAMELDLRAAIEGETLGVVYQPLVDAATHAMIGVEALVRWDRPGYGPISPEVFIPVAETSGLIEGLGLLVLRRACEAAVAWPGMRIAVNVSPSQFRNPAFADYVRYVLKQTEIDPERVTLEITEGYIIQNPKRIRVAIERLKALGVKVALDDFGSGFSSIGYLRQFGFDRIKIDKSLTMGVLEGKSARDMLQATVALARSLDIPVTAEGIETEEQGIAVRLFGCDELQGYFHGKPMTAADITKRYQAELRDAEENGQRVAISG, encoded by the coding sequence ATGGGCGCGTTTTCGAAGTTGTTTCAGCGGGATATTGGACGCGACCGTCATTCGATCGTGATGGCCGTGCTGTTTTCGTTTGCGCTCGTGGTCGCTGTCGTGACCCTGATGGTTCTGACGGCCGTTGCCCGAGTGGCAGATTACTCCAACAGGCTCGATGAGAAGCGCTCCTTCCAGACAACGACTGGCGCGCTGAAGACATTCCAGACCCAGCTGAAAGCAACGCTCAACGACTATGCGGCGTGGGACGATGCGGCGAAATTCGTCTATGCGCCCGATGGCATGGATTGGGTGGCAAGCAACTTCGGGGGGATGTCTGCGAACAACCCGCTTTTCGACGGTGTGATCGTTGTCGATGAGAGCGGAAAGCCTGTCCTCGCGTACCAGAACGGCAAGCCCAGCACCGAACCTATGAAGAGCATGCTCGACCCTGCGATCTGGTCTTTGCTCGACACGGCCCGTTCAGCGCCCGCAGGAGCAATGCCGGAAGCGGCCGGCTTTATCGACACCAGCAACGGCGTGGCGGTTGCCGGCGTGGCGCTGGTCCGGCAGAAATCGGGGACTGTCCCGGTGCCCGTAGGCCAGCGGCGTTACCTCGTTTTCATTCGCCACCTTGACGCCGATCAAATCAAGGCGATGGCAGATAACTATGTCATCAACGGCCTGCATCTGGTTTCAGCGGACACGGCGTCGGCAAATGCGGTCCCGGTCGTCGATCCGCTCGGCCGGACGCTCGGAAAGATGGTCTGGCAGTCGAGCATTCCCGGCGACATGAGCTACCAGCAGGCGCGGCCGCTGGTGGCCGGCGCCCTCGGGTTGGTCGGCATGTTCTTCGTGGTGCTGCTGATGCTTGGATCGCTTGCCAACAAGCGTTTGCGGGCAGAGGAAGCAGCAGCGCGCGAGGCGGCCCTGCAGGACCGGCTGTCCGGGCTTTTAAACAGGGAAGGCATGCGGGTTCATGTCGACCAGATGATCGAGCAGGCATCGCTTGATCGCAGCAACGTGCTGCTTCTTTATCTCGATCTCGACGGCTTCAAGGAGATCAACGATTCCTACGGCCATGGTACCGGCGACCAGCTTATCCGCGCCATCGCTGCCGGGCTTAAGGTCCTGGTGCCGGGAAACGCCATTCTTGCGCGGCTGGGCGGCGATGAATTTGCCGTTGCCTTCCCCGGCGAAGACCTGAATGACGGCCCAGCCCTCGGCCTTGCCGAACAGGTGCTCGATTTCCTCTCGGAACCGCTCGAAATCGGCCGCCGCGTCATCGTGGTCGGCGCCAGCATCGGCATCGCCATGTCTCCCGAAGGCCGCGTCGGTCGTGAGGAAATGGTGCGCCGCGCCGATCTCGCGATGTACAAGGCCAAGGAAGCAGGCCGCTCCCGCATGATGTGCTACGACAGCGACATGGACACCGATCGCGAAGGTCGCAATGCCATGGAGCTCGATCTGCGTGCTGCGATCGAAGGGGAAACCCTTGGTGTGGTCTACCAGCCGCTGGTCGACGCGGCGACGCATGCGATGATCGGAGTCGAAGCGCTGGTGCGCTGGGATCGCCCCGGCTACGGGCCGATATCTCCTGAAGTTTTTATCCCGGTGGCCGAAACCAGCGGTCTTATCGAGGGGCTGGGGCTGCTGGTTCTCCGGCGGGCCTGTGAGGCGGCCGTCGCTTGGCCAGGCATGCGTATCGCCGTTAATGTTTCGCCGAGCCAGTTCCGCAACCCGGCCTTCGCCGACTATGTGCGCTATGTGCTCAAGCAGACGGAGATCGATCCCGAGCGCGTGACGCTGGAGATCACCGAAGGCTACATCATCCAGAACCCGAAGCGAATACGCGTCGCAATCGAGCGTCTGAAGGCGCTCGGCGTCAAGGTGGCGCTCGACGATTTCGGATCGGGCTTCTCATCGATCGGCTATCTCCGCCAGTTCGGCTTCGACCGCATCAAGATCGACAAATCGCTGACCATGGGCGTGCTGGAAGGCAAGAGCGCCCGCGACATGCTGCAGGCAACGGTGGCTCTTGCCCGCTCGCTGGATATCCCGGTGACCGCCGAGGGGATCGAGACCGAGGAGCAGGGGATCGCGGTGCGGCTGTTCGGCTGTGACGAGTTGCAGGGATATTTCCACGGCAAGCCAATGACGGCCGCCGACATTACAAAGCGCTATCAGGCCGAGCTTCGCGATGCCGAGGAAAACGGGCAACGGGTCGCTATTTCGGGCTGA
- a CDS encoding 2-dehydro-3-deoxy-phosphogluconate aldolase, whose amino-acid sequence MGEKTEKLLAILQYAPVVPVLIVDDVKSAVLLARALVAGGLKAIEITMRTAAALDAVRAVADEVEGAEVGAGTILNVAHWEAAVEAGSKFIVSPGTTQELLDVARQSSVPLLPGAATASEVMALREEGYQVLKFFPAEQAGGAGYLKALSSPLAGTMFCPTGGVSLKNARDYLSLPNVICVGGSWVAPKELIASGDWAGITKLAAEAAALRG is encoded by the coding sequence ATGGGTGAAAAAACCGAAAAGCTGCTAGCCATCCTGCAATATGCACCGGTCGTGCCGGTGCTGATCGTCGACGACGTGAAGTCGGCAGTCTTGCTTGCCCGGGCCCTGGTCGCCGGTGGACTGAAGGCGATCGAGATCACCATGCGCACGGCGGCAGCTCTGGATGCGGTGCGCGCCGTGGCCGACGAAGTCGAAGGCGCCGAGGTTGGTGCCGGTACCATCCTCAACGTCGCCCATTGGGAAGCGGCCGTCGAAGCCGGTTCGAAATTCATCGTCAGCCCGGGCACGACGCAGGAGTTGCTCGATGTCGCGAGACAGTCGAGCGTTCCCTTGCTGCCGGGTGCGGCGACCGCGAGCGAAGTCATGGCGCTACGCGAAGAGGGCTATCAGGTGTTGAAGTTCTTCCCCGCCGAGCAGGCAGGCGGTGCTGGCTATCTCAAGGCGCTTTCGTCGCCGCTGGCCGGGACGATGTTCTGCCCGACGGGCGGCGTATCTCTGAAGAATGCCCGCGATTATCTGTCGTTGCCGAACGTCATCTGCGTCGGCGGGTCCTGGGTGGCGCCAAAGGAACTGATCGCTTCGGGCGACTGGGCGGGCATCACCAAGCTTGCGGCGGAAGCTGCGGCACTGCGCGGCTGA
- a CDS encoding DUF1007 family protein: MNKTTLLLAAMLLLAPAAAFAHPHIFVQARLEVVAGDDGNVKELQNVWRFDEVFSSSVLMDFDKNANLKLDPDELTAVGATVRDSLADYDYYVNMSLNGKAIKVNKPDVIHVDYKDGQLLMFFKVSPAEPMPMKGNRLSFGIYDPTLYTSIDFPTDGDLVTIGSTFKSCTTKVVRPDPDEVIAENKSSLTDAFFNDPTGTTMSKLFATRIDAQC, from the coding sequence ATGAATAAAACAACCCTCCTGCTCGCCGCAATGCTGTTGCTGGCGCCCGCCGCAGCATTTGCCCACCCGCATATTTTCGTGCAGGCGCGGCTTGAGGTGGTGGCCGGCGATGACGGCAACGTCAAGGAGCTTCAGAATGTCTGGCGGTTCGACGAGGTATTCTCGTCTTCGGTGCTGATGGATTTCGACAAGAACGCCAACCTGAAGCTCGACCCGGACGAACTGACTGCAGTCGGCGCCACCGTGCGCGATTCGCTTGCCGACTACGATTACTACGTGAACATGTCGTTGAACGGAAAGGCGATTAAGGTGAACAAGCCTGATGTCATTCACGTCGACTACAAGGACGGACAGTTGTTGATGTTCTTCAAGGTCTCGCCGGCAGAGCCGATGCCGATGAAGGGTAACCGACTTTCCTTCGGCATCTACGACCCGACGCTCTACACCTCGATCGACTTCCCGACAGACGGCGACCTCGTGACCATCGGAAGCACCTTCAAATCCTGCACCACGAAGGTCGTGCGCCCCGACCCGGACGAGGTTATCGCCGAGAACAAGTCATCGCTGACCGACGCCTTCTTCAACGACCCCACCGGGACGACCATGTCGAAACTGTTTGCAACACGGATCGATGCCCAATGCTGA
- a CDS encoding nickel/cobalt transporter: MLNRRLAFASLAVALLLAATGLAHATGSPLGIGTAEPSFQPIGGPLAPIFLYVNDQQQAFYRALTQSIGAMRKDPWQLSTLIGLSFAYGIFHAAGPGHGKAVISSYMVANEIQLKRGIAISFVSAFVQGVVAIAVVGAAYFVLRGSGITMTEATNAMEISSFVMVILFGCWLLFRKLRSMMRAMPERRMEMATPAGPVSVALFDSGAFARNDATVASAGQFNCDAPTLGTAGVVCEDCGRAHLPDPLLLKAEHFSAREAWSAIVAVGLRPCSGALLVMTFAMLNGLLLGGVLSVFAMSLGTAITVSMLAIMAVTAKGLAMRLAGPGSAKSTWVGNGIELLGAVFVIVTGIVLLGASLQT; the protein is encoded by the coding sequence ATGCTGAACCGCCGCCTTGCCTTTGCGTCGCTTGCAGTTGCGCTCCTCCTCGCCGCAACCGGCCTCGCGCACGCCACCGGGTCGCCTCTCGGCATCGGCACCGCTGAACCGAGCTTCCAACCAATCGGCGGCCCTCTTGCGCCAATCTTCCTTTACGTCAACGACCAGCAACAGGCGTTTTACCGCGCCCTGACCCAATCGATCGGCGCCATGCGCAAGGATCCTTGGCAGCTCTCGACATTGATCGGATTATCCTTCGCCTACGGAATTTTCCACGCGGCCGGTCCCGGCCACGGCAAGGCGGTGATCTCGTCCTACATGGTTGCGAACGAGATCCAGTTGAAACGCGGCATCGCGATTTCCTTCGTGTCCGCCTTCGTCCAGGGCGTGGTTGCCATTGCCGTCGTTGGTGCCGCCTATTTCGTGCTGCGTGGCAGCGGCATCACCATGACCGAGGCGACCAACGCCATGGAGATCTCCTCCTTCGTGATGGTCATATTGTTCGGCTGCTGGCTGCTGTTTCGCAAATTGCGCTCAATGATGCGCGCCATGCCCGAGCGCCGCATGGAAATGGCGACCCCTGCCGGCCCTGTCAGCGTCGCGCTGTTCGACAGCGGTGCCTTCGCCCGCAACGACGCAACCGTGGCGTCTGCCGGCCAGTTTAACTGCGATGCCCCGACCCTTGGAACGGCCGGGGTGGTCTGCGAGGATTGCGGACGTGCGCACCTGCCCGATCCCTTGCTTCTGAAAGCGGAGCATTTCAGCGCGCGTGAAGCCTGGTCGGCCATTGTCGCCGTCGGCCTTCGCCCCTGCTCCGGCGCCCTGCTGGTCATGACCTTCGCAATGCTCAACGGGCTCCTGCTCGGCGGCGTGCTGTCGGTGTTCGCCATGTCGCTCGGCACGGCCATCACCGTGTCGATGCTGGCGATCATGGCAGTCACTGCCAAGGGGCTCGCGATGCGCCTTGCCGGGCCGGGATCGGCAAAGTCCACCTGGGTGGGCAACGGCATAGAGCTTCTCGGCGCCGTCTTCGTGATTGTAACGGGTATCGTCCTGCTGGGCGCGTCGCTGCAGACCTAG